The genome window GGAATGTTTCATTGTGGCATGTTCCTTGAAGATTGGGGAAGAATCCTTTACATCAGTTCATTCCACCGTCGAGGAGCCTTTAGGAAGGTTTCCACGCGGTCGAGGCAGTGCCAGACGCTGTTCGTTACCGGACCTCAGGGGGTCCTCAGGGACGAATGACCGATATGGTTGGGAGGGTGCAGATCCGGGCACTATACCCTGAATGACACTACCAAGGATTTGAACTTGATGCGGACGGTTGTtcgagacaaagagggagataGGCTTGGCATGTGTGCTGAGGCGCTCTCCTGCATTCTGAATCCTGTGCATAAGTTTAGCTCCTGCTTATTGATGAAGGATTATTATTGTGCTATTGTTATTATCGTTGTTGTTATTAGGCATTTTACAGTCAGATTGTACCTCTCTACCTCAATAAAAGTTGTAGGGAAAGAATCACATTGATTTTATTGTGTACATCAGAACAGAACtactaataaacaaataataataacattgatATAAAAGTACAGTATTTGTGTGTTATGGTATTGTGAGATAAGCACACTATCACTTTGGAAGTGATCAAGATATGTCACATTTGTCATCTTAGACACCAGGCATACTGTGTTCTGGGTTCAGTGGATTGTCTTGAGTGGTTGAGCCTGAATCTGTCATGTGCTGCAGATGAGCCTGGCTCTGATCCACGACAAGGACCACATCAAGAACTTCTGGGAGAAGAAGATAGTGGCTGTTGGGGAGCACTGCGAGACCGAGGAGATGAGGAAGTCGAAGAGTGCGTTGAGAAAGTCAGTACCTGTTGTGTATGCTGCAACAAACCTAAGACATGACCTCTTCTCACCTGTGACACCGTCACATCTCCGAAGCAGAGCTGGAAaaatcctcacctctcctccactcacCTGTTAACAtcatcacctctcctccactcacCTGTTAAcatcctcacctctcctccactcacCTGTTAACAtcatcacctctcctccactcacCTGTTAACAtcatcacctctcctccactcacCTGTTAACAtcatcacctctcctccactcacCTGTTAACATCATTTCCCCTCACCTGTTAAAATCATCACCTCTCCCATCTGTTAAcatcctcacctctcctcacctgtcAACATCATCACCTCCCTTCCCCTGTTAACATCATCACCTCCCTTCACCTGTTAACATCATCACAACCTGCTCGATCTTCATCAGGGATATTTATTGTAACTACAATGACCAACTTTTAACGTCATATCATCATGTCCTCTTGGCTGGCCGCTTATAATATAAAGCCTGCTTcttcaaaaacattttcaatgtaGACCAATCATGATACACacctaaaacaattatttaccCGTATGGGCGGCACGGCCTTGCCCTGTTCGATAAAACTCCAGcaaatcaaattaaattaattattaaataaGAATCTGTTAACCTCCGCTCTCAATGAATAGGAAATAAGCTGTAAAATGCATAACCTTTTCTCAGCCAAGCCCACTTCATATGAACGAAAAGTCTCTCTCCCAAGCGCTGACTGTTCCGGAAACATTTGGGATTGGAAAGTCTGTTTCATTGGGTGCAAGGCCAGACCCATTTTAGCGAGAAACTGTAATGTCAACCAGTAGCGTGTGGTGACCCTACATATCAGAAACTGATATAGAAACGACGAAAGATACTGGCGGAATAATTCGGGTTAAACAACAAAAGTTCGAGAATATAACCATCCATGTGGCAGACTACTTTACCACCATATAGGCGTCTTTTAGCttggattgcaattcttattggaGCCTGCAGGGATATGCGATAAACATACGGAGGAACGCGGCCGCTGAGCTGCTCTGCCCCAACaatgcatgacacgttaaactcaactagaattgCCAAGATCATCCACAATTTGATGTCAACAGACCAAAATTTGTTTGAAAGCCTACAGAacctatagatagttaatgtgaccacattattaaaaataaactttgagcaatgatttactgaggaactatttttttgggagcatgcttttgcaagtAATTcactgccccacctgcccatttGGCGGCCCGCACCTGATGTCAACTGTCGAGAACAGATTGTCTTTATTGCCTTTCTTGGCCACATTAAGTCAGTGGCGATCGTAATGACAGTAACGGGAGTGTAAGACCAGAGAGTTCAGAGCGGGACACAATGTTTGCCTGACTTGCTAATCCACTTCGCCATTAAAAATTAAACATGGACAAACTGGATACATGTGACCCTCCAGTAAATAGTCAGGTTCTAAAAACAGAAGCGCTCATTACAAGACCTCAGGGATcagaacagagacacacaccacatgcaCATACTATATAAACATCACACCCCAACATATAATATACacaacccagacacacagacactcacattgCCAAAtacacatgtagacacacaaaGTGAGAACTAAattcacaaacaaaaacatgtgcATAATATGGTTTGttatctgaagaaaaaaaaaaaaaaaacattttccacGTACAATTCCACATTCAAAATGTGTTTGGCAAAACAAAACTCTAATGCATTTGAGTGATCAGAAGtattcatatatattccagaGAACGGACAGAACAATTAGAGAGAAccgtgttttagtgtgtgtgtgtgtgtgtgtgtgtgtgtgtgtgtgtgtgtgtgtgtgtgtgtctgcgtgtgtcatTCAACAAGCTGGGATGCTCAACAGTTAGCATTCCTGCCATCGCACAGTGGGGTTCAGATCACAGAAAGGTGACCTGCAAGGAGGagatggtagaggaggaggagatggtgttagagattgaggaggaggatatggtggaggaggagaagttggGGTTAGAGGTGTAGGAGGCGAAGAtagtagaggaggagatggtgttAGAGGTGTAGGAGGAGGCGATGGTgtaagaggtggaggaggaggagatggtagaggaggaggaagagatggtgtgagaggtggaggaggagatggtgtaagaggtggaggaggaggagatggtagaggaggaagagatggtgtgagaggtggaggaggaggaggagaagatagaagttgaggtggaggaggcggagtggGTGTTAGAGGAGAATGGAGATGGTGttcgaggtggaggagaagaaggtggtAGAGGGGGATGAGATAGAGTTAATGTTGGAGTTGCCCTGCAAAGCACCGTCACTAGTGGTCTCGATCATTACATACCAGGAAGTGCTTGGTTGAGAAGAATTATTAACATAAATCCTGTATACATCCCTACTGGTCCTAATCTAATTTGGTCAAGAACTTGGCAAGTGGAAGGTTTCGGATTTCAAGTTTCCACTCTGACATATTCCCCAATGAACTCCTTATTGGTGCAAGGTCGAGAGAAAGTCTGAATAATATGAATAGTTAGCCTTTATAgctggatgaggagaggagggggtgttaAAGGTGGAGAAGAAAGCAGGGGAGGTCTTACAGTGAGCAGAGCAAGGAGAGGAAATGAGGagttggaggtgggggtggaagtGAAGTTAATGCAGCATTAGGATAAGGCTTAATTTATAAGCACCTCCAACTTCGTATTTGCTTCTTGCTTTCTTTTTTATGCCCAtctgtccttctccctctttctagaTTATTGTAAATCCTTGAAAGTGTGCATcaggctgcgtgtgtgtgtgtttgtgtgtgtgtgtgtgtgtgtgtgtgtgtgtgtgtgtgtgtgtgtgtgtgtgtgtgtgtgtgtgtgtgtgtgtgtgtgtgtgtgtgtgtgtgtgtgtgtgtgtgtgtgtgtgcgtgcgtgcgtgcgtgcgtgcatgcatgtgcaggaatgtgtgagtgtgtgcttgtgctcgcgggtgagtgtgtgtgtgtgtgtgagagtcagaCCCTCTGGTAGGTCAGTAAGATTATCAGAGTTATTATTTGATCGGAGAACAGAATAccagattaataataatatgtggAAGGGTTGTGTCCCTGTCTGTAGCTCCTGCATCACGTACACAGAACAAAGCTAAAACAAGCCCTGGAATTCTCAACATCTAGTCTTGGAAGCCCTAGAAACACGGCCACACTCAAAtggccacacagacacataactTTTGTATGTTGATGCAGTTCCACACAAATTAACAACATATCTGTAAAGAGACTTTGATGCATGCTATTGTTCTTTTGTTTCACCAACAAACAACttcatatctatatctatcgcactctgtgtgtttgtgcctgtgtgtgtatatgtgtggccatgtgtgcctgtgtggccgtgcgtgtgaatgtgtaacAGATAGGGTGAGGGAAATAAAAGGTGGTAAAATGGGGATATCACAGTGATAAGCCAGCAGCTGTCCCTGGGATGTGAAAGTGATCTGCTGGCTCACACAGGCAGCATATCATCTGTCTGTCAGTTTGACTTCTTACTTGCCCGCCTGGCTGTTGGTCTGTCATTCTGCGTGAATATCAATCTACTATCATTCTGTCTGTCGGCTAGTCTGTggctctacctgtctgtccgcCTGCATGCCCATCTGTCTCACTCcgtgtttttatttgtctgactgtctttgtgcttgtctgtctgcagtCCGTCTGTTAGTGTCTTGTTACTTGTCTGTACACGCATTGTTTAAGACATtgcaaagacaaagacaaaaaacCTTACATGTAGTCACAGTGTTATTATCCATGACAGTCACTGTGGTCGCTCCTGCTCTGTGTTGTCAGACTGCGGGGCGAGTGGCTGGTGCGTCTGGAGAACAGAAACAAACATCTGAAGAGCCTCAACGACGAGTACAGCCGCAAAGCCAAGATGGCCGCGccggagaaggagcaggaggagcagacgtAGGGAACCATTCTACCGCCTCCTTCAGACTACACTGATGGCTCCAACAATATCACTATTCGACCACCATCTCCAGCATTTCCCTTGTTGTAGTTTATATGTAGAGTGGGGCACTGAGATGTTTGGAGGTTCCCATGCATGCAAAAGGGGGATAGAAGGTTAGGCTTGTATTTTCTGTGTAGTTGAATGGCTGCATACTGAGGGATTATAGAGTTTGTTTGATCATTGGGAATAGGGCTAATCACTGGTCATTAAATcagtaacactgttctttgtgtgAAGTTAGATAACCTGTGAATGTATCTTCAAAGCTGAAGCAGATTCTGGTCCTATATGTCTGTTTGAAGAATAAATGCCCTATTTTTTCCCGTCATTTATATTTTAACTGTTAATATGCGTGGAAACAATTTAACCCAGCTTGGTTAACTTGTGTTTCATAATCAGTTTACTAAAAGCATAGGCTTTCAGTCACTAAACTTTTGGAAGAGCGGTAGCCCTTGCCTTTGACGCACACGACTCTTCTAGTAAAAGGTCTGCAGACTCTGAAGATCAGATCAGAACTCGGGAATGCATTCCATTCTGACCTAACCTGTCGCTCCTGTCAAGGAGTCGGTCCCTCCAGCCTTCTGTCAACACCCGACCTAAACAGCAGCAGTAGAGACTTGTTTGTCTTCAGCATGCCAATTTTTTTACTCTGCATCTCATGATAGCCAGACAGATCCACGACATACAATGGACAAAGTAAGAAGTAATGTGTTGGCTATGTTTGCCATGGCAAGAGCACCAGACATTCTTCGGTAGTTATGAGTAAGACTTTCCCAAAATGCAGCACTCGGCCCACACCTCTCATCACGGAGCCAGTTAAACAGCCATTACAAGGCATTCCTTCTTGTAATGGCTCCATGCTGCCACTAAACATCGCTGTTCTGCTCAGAAGCGAGCCGCTGCAGATGAGGTGTGCTGTGTTATCTAGTGTTATCTAGTTATTGGTCAAGTCTTCGAGAGAAAACATTGTCATTAGGTCGTTATGGCCAATGAGTTTACTGCATATGTTGGTTTAGGGTATTGAGCGAAAAGAAGATTGATAATATGCAGACATGCTGTACATCGCCACGAGGTGGCGCTTAACATTGACAGAATATTACAGTAGATAAGGTAGAATTAGGTTGATGCTATTCAAACAAGAAAAGCTATAGGATTACACTGCAATGAGATGGTTATGAAGACTTTTTGTCCGTACACATTGGCTGAAAAGAGGGCATACCTCATACTCCGAGATTGGGAGGTATAATGAGATGTGTGGATACTCTTACCTTCCCTGTATAATTTGTTGGTTTACTAGGACTACACAACACAGAGCTGGCACAGGTTGTCGTGAAAACAAAACAGGGATATCTAGATGTGGAAGCAGTCTCAGCCACCGCAGTGGCCCAGTCCTGTTATATAAAATGAATAATTGAAGAAAAGAGAGAAGTTAATGTTAGCGCACCCAAATGCATTTCTTTATAGTAAACATAGTGGTCCAATAATGCTTTTACCAAATTCAATATAGCCGGTTAGAAATTAAAACATGATTAAAGGCCAAGTGAGAAAGGGCTATTTTTTTTTCAGGGAAAATGTTTCTAAAGAAGAGATTGTGATCATACAAGAGGTCAGCTATGCCCTGTATAAGGAGATCTATTGATCTATGTATTAACTGGTTCCAGCAGGATTAACAACAACTAAATGTTGTGATCCAGACGCAGTGTTTACATTTGAACCACAACTGCTAGTGGAAGTTGGGGTACAATCAGCTTTTCATCCATTAGCACTTAACAGAAAACATGGAAGAAACCAACAACAGCCAATATTGAAAAACCTTTTTATTCAAACTTTCCACTTTCCCAggaatgaaatgaaaaaaaaaatacttgccGCCCGGTATTAGGAGGTACAAACACTGATTTGTACCTCCAACACTCATTCAGGAAATATAGAACCAAAATATCctctttaaacaaaaacaaataaacaaaaacaacttcCACCGCTCCTATGAAGTCAGTTAATGCTGCTGACAaatgatgtttgaataaaaccATATTTCCTTTAAAATTACTACCACGACCACGACCActactacttcttcttcttcttgttcttcttgccTCCGTCAGCCTGCTGGGAGTTAgagtctcctcctccactcttctGGGTGCGGGTCTTCAACTTGGGAATCATCTCTGCTACGTAAAACATGACATCTTTACCTGGAGAGACACATATAACATAGAACATATAAGCTCAGTTACACCTCAAGAGTCACAGCCCATGTGTAcctagtagggatgggcataattaatcgatgctcaataattgatcgttaagaaatgcgtcgatcaatttatattgttatcgattaaaaggacgttgtgttgcatactgtgagtcttgaagcatttaatttaatataaccctgccgactggtggaaagtgaatggaagaaggttccccaggctgtcaaagttagcgcgacaatacctctgcatccccgcaacttcggtcccgtcagagcgggtgttttctgctgctggactgacagttacaaggctgcgttcgcgtctgacccccgagcatgttaacatgcttatattcctgaacaaaaatatgtaggctggagttactgtatgctatggacgacagtcaccaccgtatgtgagtcgctcttttctttcttaatgtgttgactctcgctccgcttggtgcctcttggagtcgttacattttgccaaaactgtgatattttagcaacaagtccagccttatatatgttcaataaggtattgcttttagatagactagttcatgcaattgtttgtaaatgggtggctcatctttttgttgcgagccttttccgcgcgccggctgcaggcattatatgtcggcctccccccccccttttttttttcataacagttatacagtttaatgcccacttttagcctactgcctttgtttgattattgttgtccgataaattcgctacttattgtaattggaataggctacagatttagtcttgttgaatcgtttccaaacctttaagagcgcctgtaggcgcattgttcggactttacgagcgccacataggcctataacctataatgcctgtatttattattttaaaactgttaaacagttgtaggtcttcaagttaactgtattgtattaattttggcccatacattattgttggaataaagatttcattgataaaaacattagaaaaaaaacatagaaaaaagttaatgattaatcgataattgatcgataactctagcgatgctcgatcaagaaaatgtcttcaaatgcccatccctagtacctAGAGACAGACACATTAGGCACTCAGACTTACGCGAGGTGAACTTGTCTTGACAGAGGCTGCCGTCTTCCTGTTTGAGTTGCACTCTGACCCGACCTCTGAACTGTGCGTCTCTGTTCCATTCCCTGGGGTGCATGTGGTTCtgtatgcaaacatacacacttcaTATCAAACAGCAGCAAAAGGCATGTCTAGTTCTTGTGGTATGTAAGTGGAATTTAAAATAAAGAGCATGGTTCTGAAGTGCAGTAACCACTGACGACACAAtttatagtgcactatttatgACGCCGTTGTTAAAGCCAATCAGGTAACCGTGATGTAACTACAGCTCAAATGAGGCTGGGGAGTTGGCCAGGGGATCTGCGGTCCATTCGGGTCAACCCCAGACATCAGTTTGTATGGAAAACCAGAGGACATGGGTGGCAGTGCTAATGGGAAAGCAGCCCATTGCACCATACAGTAACTATAAAAATAGGGATGGTGTACTAGCCCATGTGAATTTGCTGAATATTGTATGGCAGTATATTTTACATATAATTGCCTTACCTCCAAAAGAACATTGAGCCCAGCTGCACTCAGTACATCTTTGATCTCAGAACAGGAAGGATTTTCTACTGCCTGTAATtacaaaaatattaaataaaatagcAACAGTTCTATTTATTGCAATTAATTGTAGCCTAAATGCAGACAAAACAGTTCCATTACAATCAAGTTCAGCCTTGTGAGGGTGACCTTACCTTCTCTGCCGCGATTCGTCGCCCCTCTGCGAGCGTCTTCTTACTGTTCAGGTAGACTggatacacacaaataaacctGCACTCACAAGAAAATGAGCATCGCACGGTTAACCCTGCAAAATGTATTAGAAAAAACGCACAACTGACTACAATTAGTAAACCATAGATCTCAACACGTTGTATGCGGGGAGACTCAATAGCTTGGTCCTTTGATTGGTGTGCAAAGTTATTGGTTAGAATGGATAAGGCGATCATAACCGTAGACCACATCAGAACAGGCTCTGAATAGCTGTGCTTCAATCACTTCCCATTTAATACCTATTGTTCTTTCAAATGTCTACTGTACTATTGTTCATTATTTGTTTTGACTTAGAAACGAGTTCATCGCTTTTAAAAATGGCAATGGCATAAAGGCCAACGTTAGTCAAATGTAATTTGCATTTAAATCATGgtgcaaccaccaccaccaccaacaccacatcTACAACTGGCCATAAGTTGTCCTACGGCAATCATATCTAATCGACAGACGATAATGATCAAGTTTCCTTAAATTATATCATACACATTTGTGAGGTTCAAACAGCTGTTTGTCAAACAGCAAGTTTAGTCACACGTATCCTTACTGGGTTGAGGCTACATACCTAGCCTGCTCGAACCACCGATTTTAATGTAACGATCACATTACTATAGCTACGTGAATAGGCCAACGATTAGATTTTTGCCCACCTCTCCTTATCCGCGGGATTTGTAGTTAGATACGCCATATTTTATCGACGGAGTCTTTATGACCACATATATACGATTATCCAGATATATTGTGGTAGCAGTTTCCCTGGCTGCTGTAAACCACGCAGACATATGACTTCTCGCGAGATCCGCTCGGATGGAGGACGACAACGAGAGCGCTCGATTTAAATCACGGCATACCCCGAATGGGTGCGTCCAAGTGGTGCGGGGCCTGCAGTAAAGGAATGCATGTAGTTGTAGAAGATAAGTTAATGATACGTCAAAACATACCCCACTGTAACTGTATTGTTTTGCTTAATGGCACGGTGAGTATTTTGCTCAAAAGTTGTTAATAATAGTAGATACCGCCTACCATCGAAGGTGATTTGTGTTTCCTGCAAATTCCAAATTTTGGaacttttacatttacatttagggcatttagcagacgcttttatccaacgcGACTTACTTTGGAAGTCAGAAGCATACaccaataatatatatatatatatatatatatatatatatatatatatatatatatatatatatattttacaactACAATTACTCCATAACTCACCATAATACGTGATTAAGGATATTTGGCAACCAAGGTACTGCTTATCGAGCTGTGTTGCAAATCTATAGTGACTGCGTCGTGATAGAATTTTAGAACGAACTATGGCGACGATTAGGTAGTATacaattcagattcagattcagcttgATTGGCCAGGTTTGCGTAACAAACCAGGAATTTGACTTCGGTTAACCCTCTGCTCTCAAAGTACAACACTCAACACTTAACCTATTGTTAAtatataaagaaagaaaacgaAAAAACTGAAAGAACGTacgaaatataaatatactgttaaatatacagtataacaataatataatatactaaTTTGCAAAAAAGGATATACAATAACAATATAAGAGGAAGAAACAATATAAAGGGAAAAAATTGTGCAATATCAGTGCAGTCAATATACTGTCAGAGATTTAAGatttcaatataaatataaatacagtgcaAGGCAGTTCAGTGCAATGGCAATAtattaataacaacaatattGGAATTGAAAATTTGAAATATACATGAGGTAGATGCAGAACATTGTTGATAGACTTTGTTCTATCAACAAAGTTGGGGGCTATTTCTGAGACAATTAATGTATTATATCGGAAACTGTCGCTTTGACCTCACAGCCCCATTTGAGAACAGGCTCAGTCATTGGCATCAACAAATCCCCTCCCTTCGACAGGGCgctagtgttgccagattgggcctgatttcccgcccaatctggcaacactgcaggGCGGCGCTCCGGCACAATAAACGCTAAAATCCCCGTATGTTATCACAGCTAGCTCTTTTAGCACGTCGGCTAGCCGTGTGACGCCGCTACTCTCTCCCGGACGACGCTCTGCCGCATCGGGGAACCTCGATACACTCGATCCCCGTGTGCTTATTGCTTATTTCTGTACAGTAGCAACGATCGTGGATGCATTTATAATGATATAGGTTAAATGATTGGGTCTTCATAGTTTGATCTTGTTGTGCGTTTTGTGACCGGTTTGGCGGGACTAGATCGGGCTAACAGTACGGGGAGCTAAGGCTAAGTGAATAGAAGGAAGCTAACTCTGCTAGCTTAGCAACCTACCGCGGCTGTCATGGAAGACAAATCATTTACGAAAGAATTAGACCAATGGATCGAACAGCTAAATGACTGTAAACAGTTATCGGAAAACCAAGTGAGAACACTCTGCGAAAAGGTATGTGCGAATGAACCGATTTATTTTCTGTTCAGAAATTCCCGGTATAGAAATATGGCCTGTATTGCGAAACCGGATCCGACTAATTCCTGGAAGCCTCATCAAGGCGGCTACGGGTCCATTCGGTGTAAGTCAGGTTTGATAACCTGCTCGATGAACAGGTTTCAAAACTCATCCACGCTTTAATATTTAGTGGTGTCGTAggtttatatacaaatatatgcaTTGTCTGAATCACACTTTGCCCACCCATCCTTTTTCGGCCCTTGGTTGCAATTGAATCGATATGTTCTATCAATTAGACGGGTCCACATTTCGGCCTACTTATTAAGATGTGTATGTTTTAATTCGACCGATCATCAAAGTCGTGTGTACATTTCGTCCCAGATGCTCGGCACTGAATGTGTTATTACACGTTTACACTTCCTACTGTAGTAGCTTTTAAAATAAAAGCTTCCCCTGATTGCATATAAAAAAACTTCTTTAGTGGCTCTATGCCTGATCAGAATATGAAAATGCATTATTGCTAATACCTGCTTGGCATGCAATTGAAATCCAAGAAGCAAACCACCCTCAGCGACGTTCGTGGTACTTGtagttataataatacatttcatggATAAATAGGATCACAATTGACGAGGGAGTCACAGAACacttattgttttgtgtgtgtgtattttatatcCCTTTTTGCCATCGACCTAACCTTTATCTAGATAGAACATCTCGGGGTTATAAAACGCAGTGTCAACATGCTATAGCAACTAGTGGATTTTAGGCAAATATTCTCACACTATTTGAATCATAATACTTACTTCAGCTGCTGAAAAGAAATTATGGCTTTCAAAATCTATGTAATTTAGAGTTGCAATCTTGTAGTTGTTGaacccattaaaaaaaacatagttAAGATTTATAAGGTTTCATTCTGGCGTTTGAAACACCAGTTCTGATGCGTAATGCATGTTTATAGTGTTCTCCATATAATAATTCTAAGGCAAAGGTGATGTAAATTTGAATGCATTACCGCCTACTTGCCTAACTCTTTTCTATTCAGTTTGCTCCTAATTGTTGACATTATAAACCAGCTTTTACTTTAAAGTTGCTACAAAGTATTTTAAACCGTTTGTATAATGCAAGTTTCAAATTCGGGTTGTAGTGTATACATTTGGCTCATTAGAACGGGTAAAATataatgcataataatgtaTAGCTGGATTTAAAATAAGAATGAGGTACGTTGAACTGCCTTGTTTTTCTTTCCTAGGCCAAGGAGATTCTGACCAAGGAGTCAAACGTCCAGGAGGTGAGACTGATAACAAACCTTCTACCATGTTTTATGGTC of Gadus macrocephalus chromosome 11, ASM3116895v1 contains these proteins:
- the LOC132467987 gene encoding protein FAM240C, with amino-acid sequence MSLALIHDKDHIKNFWEKKIVAVGEHCETEEMRKSKSALRKLRGEWLVRLENRNKHLKSLNDEYSRKAKMAAPEKEQEEQT
- the srp19 gene encoding signal recognition particle 19 kDa protein isoform X1, whose protein sequence is MAYLTTNPADKERFICVYPVYLNSKKTLAEGRRIAAEKAVENPSCSEIKDVLSAAGLNVLLENHMHPREWNRDAQFRGRVRVQLKQEDGSLCQDKFTSRKDVMFYVAEMIPKLKTRTQKSGGGDSNSQQADGGKKNKKKKK
- the srp19 gene encoding signal recognition particle 19 kDa protein isoform X2, coding for MAYLTTNPADKERFICVYPVYLNSKKTLAEGRRIAAEKAVENPSCSEIKDVLSAAGLNVLLENHMHPREWNRDAQFRGRVRVQLKQEDGSLCQDKFTSRKSECLMCLSLGTHGL